One Bythopirellula goksoeyrii genomic window, TTGCCGTTCGCATGGTCTTTCAGCCACAGGATGCCGAGGAGGTGACCCAGGAGGTACTCATCAAGGCCGTGACCCGTCTGAGCACGTTTCGGGGCGAAAGTAAATTCCGCACCTGGCTCTATCGCATTACGGCAAATCATGTGCTCAATATGAAACGCCGCGGAGGTGAGACGATTCCGCACACCTTCTCCTCCTACGCGGATGCAATCAATAACACACCTGATCTCGACTTGCCCGATCCAAAGAGTGTGCCGGTTGACGTATCACTATTGATAGACGAAACCAAGATCGCCTGCACTACCGGCATGCTGCTTTGCCTTGATCGAAGGCAGAGATTAATCTTCACACTCGGGGAAATTATCGGCGTTTGCGACACGGTCGGGAGTGAGGTCATGGACATGTCGGCAGATAACTTCCGACAGTGCTTGGCACGTGCTCGCCGCGATCTCTATCAATTCATGAATCACCAATGCGGACTCGTTAATGCGAGTAATCCTTGTCGCTGTCCCAAGAAGACCAAAGGCTTCATCGACGCAGGACACGTCGATCCCTCTTATCTGCTTTTCTCCTCTTCTCGCGTCCAACAGATTCGCGACGCCGCGGCCGACACTGTTCGCGAGATCGACGAAGTGGCCGATCGATCCTTTGCGGCCATCTATCGCGATCATCCGTTCCTGAAGCCCTCGAACCAAGCTCAATGGCTTCGGCGAATTCTCGATCGGCCGGATGTTCGTGCGACCCTTCATTTAAATTAAATTGAGAAAATTCCCGCCGAGCCTGTCACAGTCTGCAGCAGTGCGCGTCTAGGTAATCAAGAAGAAACTTTCTTGCTGATTACAAAGGAGATGAATCATGTTACAGCTAAAGGGGCGAGTTGCCCTGGTAACCGGGGCATCGAAGGGCATCGGCGCAGCGATCGCCAAAGAACTGGCCCTGGACGGGGCGGCGGTCGTCGTGAACTACGCGACCGACCGCACCGGCGCGGATGCCGTGGTGAAGCAGATTGCCGACTCCGATGGTCGGGCCGTGGCAATTCAGGGGGATGTCTCGAAGTCGGAAGATGTGCGTCGGTTGTTTGCGGAACTTGCAGATGCTTTCGGCTCGCTCGATGTTCTGGTGAACAACGCTGGCGTTTACAAGCCGATGCCGATCGTGGAACTAACCGAGGAAGAATTCTACCGGGAATTCAACACGAACGTGCTTGGCCCGTTGCTTATGATCCGGGAATCGCTCGACTACTTCGGACCAAACGGCGGCAGCATTATCAACGTGGGCTCCGGAGCATCACGGATGTGCCCGCCCGGCTACTCAATCTACGCCGCCAGCAAAAGTGCCCTGGATGCTGTAACGGGAGTCCTCGCCAAAGAATTGGCCCCGCGCAGCATCCGAGTCAATTCTGTTAACCCCGGGGCCACGTTGAGTGAGGGTACGAAGTCGGCTGGATTGTATGGAGCTGGCAGTGAGTTCGAGCGCCAGCTGGTTGCGATGACACCGCTTGGCCGCGTGGGGACGCCAGAGGATATCGCAAAGGTTATCGCTTTCCTCGCTTCGGACAATTCCGGCTGGCTGACCGGAGAGGTGATCCTGGCATCCGGCGGCCTGCGATAGTCGG contains:
- a CDS encoding RNA polymerase sigma factor; translated protein: MHNPFVEATDHDTEDVELVRQAKNGDRDSLERLILRHQAWIYNIAVRMVFQPQDAEEVTQEVLIKAVTRLSTFRGESKFRTWLYRITANHVLNMKRRGGETIPHTFSSYADAINNTPDLDLPDPKSVPVDVSLLIDETKIACTTGMLLCLDRRQRLIFTLGEIIGVCDTVGSEVMDMSADNFRQCLARARRDLYQFMNHQCGLVNASNPCRCPKKTKGFIDAGHVDPSYLLFSSSRVQQIRDAAADTVREIDEVADRSFAAIYRDHPFLKPSNQAQWLRRILDRPDVRATLHLN
- a CDS encoding SDR family NAD(P)-dependent oxidoreductase, with product MLQLKGRVALVTGASKGIGAAIAKELALDGAAVVVNYATDRTGADAVVKQIADSDGRAVAIQGDVSKSEDVRRLFAELADAFGSLDVLVNNAGVYKPMPIVELTEEEFYREFNTNVLGPLLMIRESLDYFGPNGGSIINVGSGASRMCPPGYSIYAASKSALDAVTGVLAKELAPRSIRVNSVNPGATLSEGTKSAGLYGAGSEFERQLVAMTPLGRVGTPEDIAKVIAFLASDNSGWLTGEVILASGGLR